A section of the Abyssisolibacter fermentans genome encodes:
- a CDS encoding sensor histidine kinase, translated as MFKKLHLKLTLNITIVLVVLVAIYSFIVYGFIYRGNKNPAQLILREAVSHVSDLNEIPDYPPKPKRFPKNNHKTVNIFNLKFNKDLHYVLRNTDLTITATTLDEVFDDDSLKKYALKVLKTKGSLTITTEINEESVRMITAYINKNGIEGIAQVFYNRDAEIFFMTRLMTTFITIGLLSIIVLVIISWYLAKKALEPIKKSWQQQKDFVADASHELRTPLTVIQTNLEVLESCENETIADNKQWLDNAYAETRVMSKLIDDLLLLAKIDAKQVALEQKEFNISKIAVEVSAQMYPLFKKKSIVFTTSIVDSINFNGDETRIKQLIIVLLENALKYTQEEGKVSLTLEKKDNKVIILVEDNGIGIAHEDKERIFDRFYRADKARFREEGGTGLGLSIASWITSLYDGAIRVESEIGKGSKFHVELKIYRK; from the coding sequence ATGTTTAAAAAATTGCATTTAAAACTTACTTTGAACATTACAATAGTATTAGTAGTATTAGTGGCAATATATTCTTTTATTGTATATGGTTTTATATATAGAGGCAATAAAAATCCAGCACAATTAATACTTAGAGAAGCAGTTAGTCATGTATCAGATTTAAATGAAATACCAGATTATCCTCCAAAACCTAAGCGGTTTCCAAAAAATAATCATAAAACTGTAAATATTTTTAATTTAAAATTTAATAAAGACTTACATTATGTGCTTAGAAATACTGATTTAACTATTACTGCAACAACTTTAGATGAAGTATTTGATGATGATAGTTTAAAAAAATATGCACTTAAAGTATTAAAGACTAAGGGATCATTAACAATAACCACTGAAATAAATGAAGAAAGCGTTAGAATGATAACAGCTTATATAAATAAAAATGGAATAGAAGGTATTGCACAAGTTTTTTATAACAGAGATGCAGAAATTTTCTTCATGACAAGGCTTATGACTACATTTATTACTATTGGTTTATTAAGCATAATTGTATTAGTAATTATTAGTTGGTATTTAGCAAAGAAAGCACTAGAACCAATAAAAAAATCATGGCAGCAGCAAAAAGATTTTGTTGCAGATGCATCTCATGAATTAAGAACACCATTAACAGTAATACAAACAAATCTTGAAGTGTTAGAAAGCTGCGAGAATGAAACAATTGCAGATAATAAACAATGGCTTGATAATGCTTACGCAGAGACAAGAGTTATGAGTAAGCTTATAGATGATTTATTATTACTTGCAAAGATAGATGCTAAACAGGTTGCTTTAGAGCAAAAAGAGTTTAACATATCAAAGATAGCTGTAGAAGTATCAGCACAGATGTATCCTCTTTTCAAGAAAAAAAGCATAGTTTTTACTACAAGCATAGTTGACAGTATTAATTTTAATGGTGATGAAACTAGAATAAAACAGTTAATAATTGTTTTGCTAGAAAATGCATTGAAATATACTCAAGAGGAAGGAAAAGTTTCCTTAACATTAGAAAAAAAAGATAATAAAGTAATAATATTAGTGGAAGATAATGGTATAGGTATTGCTCATGAGGATAAAGAAAGAATATTTGATAGGTTCTATAGGGCTGATAAAGCTCGCTTTAGAGAAGAAGGTGGAACAGGTTTAGGTCTGAGCATAGCCAGTTGGATTACTAGTCTTTATGATGGAGCAATAAGAGTAGAAAGTGAAATTGGCAAAGGGAGCAAATTTCATGTAGAGCTTAAAATTTATAGAAAATAA
- a CDS encoding ABC transporter permease: MDFVMAVKLSIKSILSNKMRTFLTMLGIIIGVAAVIILVSIAQGTTKSVTENIESMGSNLLTVNITGRGTKTSITYDETLELNEKEGVKEVAPVINGKATAKNGLKSMDVNLEGVNDTYLTVRNYELSSGRFILPLDIDYNQKVVVLGSEVVKEVFGILNPIGEEILLDGNKFKVVGVLEEKGSSFGGSNDEKVLMPITTAERFLKTKGVKTIYIQAESKDTVSVVSNQMESYLNKQFNNDEDAYKVFNQEEMLSTVNEVTASMTIMLGGIAAISLLVGGIGIMNIMLVSVTERTREIGIRKAIGAKRRDILTQFLIEAIVISGVGGILGIMFGLFGNYMFEKFTSSNVSVSLMVLAISFSFALVVGVSFGIFPANKASKLKPVDALRYE, from the coding sequence ATGGATTTTGTTATGGCGGTTAAACTATCTATAAAAAGTATACTGTCCAATAAAATGAGGACTTTTCTTACAATGCTTGGTATAATAATAGGAGTAGCAGCTGTTATTATTTTAGTATCAATAGCTCAAGGAACAACTAAGAGTGTAACAGAAAATATTGAAAGTATGGGTTCAAATCTATTGACAGTAAATATAACTGGAAGAGGTACAAAAACATCTATAACCTATGACGAAACACTAGAATTAAATGAAAAGGAAGGTGTTAAAGAAGTAGCACCTGTTATAAATGGAAAAGCAACAGCAAAGAATGGTCTTAAATCTATGGATGTTAACTTAGAAGGGGTTAACGATACTTATCTGACAGTTAGAAACTATGAATTAAGCTCAGGTAGATTCATATTACCATTAGATATTGATTACAATCAAAAAGTTGTAGTTTTAGGATCAGAGGTGGTTAAAGAAGTTTTTGGAATCTTAAATCCTATAGGAGAAGAAATATTACTAGATGGAAATAAATTTAAAGTAGTAGGAGTCTTAGAAGAAAAAGGAAGTTCTTTTGGTGGAAGTAATGATGAAAAGGTGTTAATGCCTATAACTACAGCAGAAAGATTCCTAAAAACAAAAGGTGTTAAAACCATATATATACAAGCTGAGTCAAAGGATACAGTTAGTGTAGTATCAAATCAAATGGAAAGTTATTTAAATAAACAGTTTAATAACGATGAAGATGCATATAAAGTGTTTAATCAAGAAGAAATGCTTTCAACAGTGAATGAAGTTACAGCCAGCATGACTATAATGTTAGGTGGAATAGCAGCGATTTCATTATTAGTAGGAGGAATAGGTATAATGAATATAATGTTGGTTTCTGTGACTGAAAGAACTAGAGAAATAGGTATCAGAAAAGCTATCGGTGCAAAAAGAAGAGACATATTGACTCAATTTTTAATAGAAGCTATAGTAATAAGTGGGGTAGGAGGAATATTAGGAATAATGTTTGGATTATTTGGTAATTACATGTTTGAAAAATTCACAAGTTCAAATGTTTCTGTTTCATTAATGGTTCTTGCAATTTCTTTTTCATTTGCATTAGTAGTAGGAGTATCTTTTGGAATATTCCCTGCCAATAAAGCTTCAAAATTGAAACCTGTAGATGCATTGAGATATGAATAA
- a CDS encoding efflux RND transporter periplasmic adaptor subunit, with protein MRKKSIRLIIVAVVLTSIFMIASKYLGASSKNTLANSENSNTYTAVEVKKGPIAVKATGSGSVTPSERKQIVSNTEGTIQNILVSKGDEVKKDDILVTFEDDSESIDIQNAKLNLSLQNQQLASLQNDKNNLKVYAPYSGTIGDIKAIVGKEVSKGYLFTTISDDTKLEVKALYNKLQVDNIKIGKKATIELPEYFNSISGTVTNIDDSITTNNTGAVFHEVTIEIENLGGLDVDTNAVVYVQTDNGRLIAQEAKVQKITPIDVNLKYGGTIDKILVNSGDVVIEGQLIAELVNSSLDDQINSQLIKIEQTELSLTDKLNKLDDTAITSTLSGTVLNVNVDEGEKINSKANIVEIADLSTMKVTIPVDELDINKVELGQKAIITAEAVQNTVFESEVTDIDIEGKSTNGVSTFDVTLTLKEHDGLKPGMSVNAEIIIATKKDALLLPIEAIQKSGNKYFVMLKDENEEEPKLCDVKLGLVSEDYAEIVEGLKEGDSVMSLRNTQTTKQDMPMGFGMGMPGQKRPGGQKNVKNR; from the coding sequence ATGAGAAAGAAAAGTATTAGATTAATAATAGTTGCAGTTGTACTTACTAGTATTTTTATGATAGCAAGTAAATACTTAGGTGCTTCTTCAAAAAATACTTTAGCTAATTCAGAGAATTCTAATACATATACAGCAGTTGAAGTAAAAAAAGGACCTATAGCCGTAAAAGCAACCGGTTCAGGTAGTGTTACTCCTTCAGAAAGGAAACAAATAGTATCTAATACAGAAGGAACAATACAGAATATTCTAGTGAGCAAAGGTGACGAAGTTAAAAAAGATGATATTTTAGTTACTTTTGAAGACGATAGTGAGAGCATAGATATTCAAAATGCAAAATTAAATTTGTCGCTGCAAAATCAACAATTAGCAAGCTTACAAAATGATAAGAATAATCTTAAAGTATATGCACCATACTCAGGGACAATTGGAGATATTAAAGCAATAGTTGGTAAGGAAGTATCAAAAGGTTACCTGTTTACCACAATATCTGATGACACTAAATTAGAAGTTAAGGCTTTATATAATAAACTACAGGTTGATAATATAAAAATAGGAAAGAAAGCAACTATAGAATTACCTGAATATTTCAATTCAATTTCAGGTACAGTTACTAATATAGATGATAGTATAACTACAAATAATACAGGTGCAGTTTTTCATGAAGTAACTATTGAAATAGAAAACCTTGGAGGATTAGATGTAGATACAAATGCAGTTGTATATGTTCAAACTGATAATGGTAGACTCATTGCTCAAGAAGCTAAAGTACAAAAAATAACACCTATAGACGTTAATTTAAAATATGGAGGAACTATTGATAAGATATTAGTTAATTCCGGTGATGTAGTTATAGAGGGACAATTAATAGCAGAGCTAGTGAATTCAAGCTTAGATGATCAGATAAATTCTCAATTAATAAAAATTGAACAAACAGAGCTTAGTTTAACAGATAAATTAAATAAACTTGATGATACTGCTATAACCTCTACTTTATCGGGTACTGTGTTAAATGTAAATGTTGATGAGGGTGAAAAAATAAACTCTAAAGCGAATATAGTGGAAATTGCAGATTTAAGCACAATGAAAGTTACAATACCAGTAGATGAATTAGATATAAATAAGGTTGAATTAGGCCAGAAAGCAATTATTACAGCAGAAGCAGTACAAAATACTGTTTTTGAATCAGAAGTTACAGATATTGATATAGAGGGCAAGAGTACTAATGGAGTTTCTACTTTTGATGTAACGTTGACGTTAAAAGAACATGATGGTTTAAAACCGGGTATGTCAGTAAATGCAGAGATAATTATTGCAACAAAAAAAGATGCTTTACTTCTTCCAATAGAAGCTATTCAAAAAAGTGGTAATAAATATTTTGTTATGCTAAAAGATGAAAATGAAGAAGAGCCTAAATTATGTGATGTTAAATTGGGATTAGTTTCAGAGGATTATGCAGAAATAGTTGAAGGACTTAAAGAAGGTGATAGTGTTATGAGCTTAAGAAATACACAAACAACAAAACAAGATATGCCAATGGGCTTTGGAATGGGAATGCCAGGACAAAAAAGACCAGGGGGCCAGAAAAATGTTAAGAATAGATAA
- the abc-f gene encoding ribosomal protection-like ABC-F family protein gives MSLLFESVNIKKSFGDRVILKDINFKVQNGDRVAVVGNNGAGKTTLINIIVGSIEQENGFIIWHKKNVKIGYLRQSSYYSQDEYMEVLKQDTIEIKDFFDTVKKLGIDYNEDWNTSRLCNLSGGEKTKFSIAKIWSTMPELLILDEPTNHMDYQGIEWLINELRNYKGTIIVISHDRYFMDKISEKVIEIEDGIAHCYKGNYTSYYNEKKKRYESQLHQYQAQEKYKNKIKSDIRQLNDWALKGHRESTKKEGLKEKYRARAKKKDKQVKSRRKRLEKINVEGIKKPKEEQKIKFDIIGNESSSQKILEARNIAKTLGNKILFNDSSFYIKKGEKIGLFGKNGCGKTTLIKTIMSEGLFDSGEIYVNPSLKVGYLSQDVIDFDNDKTVLEIFDIENYEKRGVLQTLLTNMGFSKSMINMKVKNLSLGEKTRLKLASMIIMKSNILILDEPTNHLDLHSREMLEKTLMKYRGTIIIVSHDRYLMEKLCNKVLVFEDNKIMRIEYSFKEYMDKKYDIKDVEVDNKEKLMIIENKIAELIGELSLLSPEAEKYKKLDKEYQNLIKAKKNLTNSN, from the coding sequence ATGTCGCTGTTGTTTGAGAGTGTTAATATAAAGAAGAGCTTTGGAGATAGAGTAATATTAAAAGATATTAACTTCAAAGTACAAAATGGAGATAGAGTAGCTGTAGTAGGTAATAATGGAGCTGGAAAGACGACACTTATAAATATAATTGTTGGTTCGATAGAGCAAGAAAATGGCTTTATAATATGGCATAAAAAGAATGTCAAAATAGGATATTTGCGTCAATCATCATATTATTCACAAGATGAATATATGGAAGTGTTGAAGCAAGATACAATAGAAATAAAAGATTTCTTTGATACAGTAAAGAAACTAGGAATAGATTATAATGAAGATTGGAATACTTCAAGACTTTGCAATCTTAGCGGTGGTGAAAAAACTAAGTTTTCAATAGCAAAAATTTGGTCAACAATGCCAGAGTTACTTATTTTAGATGAACCTACTAACCATATGGATTATCAAGGTATAGAGTGGCTTATCAATGAATTGCGAAATTATAAAGGGACAATTATAGTAATATCACATGATCGTTATTTTATGGATAAAATCAGTGAAAAAGTAATAGAAATTGAAGATGGAATAGCACATTGTTATAAAGGAAATTACACTAGTTATTATAATGAAAAGAAAAAAAGGTATGAGAGTCAGTTACATCAGTATCAAGCTCAAGAAAAATATAAAAACAAAATCAAAAGTGATATAAGGCAATTAAATGATTGGGCATTGAAAGGACATAGAGAATCAACCAAAAAAGAGGGCTTGAAGGAAAAATATAGAGCAAGAGCTAAAAAGAAAGACAAACAGGTTAAGTCAAGAAGAAAAAGGCTTGAAAAAATAAACGTTGAGGGTATCAAAAAACCTAAAGAAGAGCAAAAAATAAAGTTTGATATTATTGGGAATGAAAGCAGTAGCCAAAAAATACTTGAAGCAAGGAATATTGCTAAGACGTTAGGTAATAAAATATTATTCAATGACAGTTCATTTTACATAAAAAAAGGTGAAAAAATTGGCTTGTTTGGTAAGAATGGCTGTGGTAAAACAACACTTATAAAAACTATAATGAGTGAAGGCCTATTTGATAGTGGAGAAATATATGTAAATCCATCACTTAAAGTTGGATATCTAAGTCAAGACGTAATAGATTTTGATAATGATAAAACGGTTCTCGAAATATTTGACATAGAAAATTATGAAAAAAGAGGCGTCTTACAGACATTATTAACGAATATGGGGTTTTCAAAAAGCATGATTAACATGAAAGTAAAAAATCTTAGTTTAGGAGAGAAAACTAGATTGAAACTGGCAAGTATGATAATAATGAAAAGCAATATTTTAATATTAGATGAACCTACAAATCATTTAGATCTTCATAGTAGAGAAATGTTAGAAAAAACATTAATGAAGTATCGCGGTACAATTATCATAGTTTCACATGATAGATACCTGATGGAAAAATTATGTAATAAGGTTTTAGTTTTTGAAGATAACAAGATAATGAGAATAGAATATTCATTCAAAGAATATATGGACAAGAAATATGACATAAAAGATGTAGAAGTAGATAATAAAGAAAAATTGATGATTATAGAAAATAAAATTGCTGAATTAATAGGAGAATTAAGCTTATTGAGTCCAGAAGCTGAGAAATATAAAAAGCTTGATAAAGAGTATCAAAATTTGATTAAGGCTAAGAAAAATTTGACTAACTCGAATTAA
- a CDS encoding ABC transporter ATP-binding protein, translating to MLRIDKVTKTYQMGSVKLDALKNISLEVAKGEFVAIIGPSGSGKSTLMNIVGCLDVPSAGEYYFEDINVSNFNENQLAAIRNKKLGFIFQKFNLLPKLNAFENVELPLIYSGVKTSERKKRVLKALDDVGLSDRIDHKPSELSGGQQQRVAIARALVGNPSLVLADEPTGNLDTKSGKEVLSTLKQLNDDGKTIVLITHDMDVANSAKRIISIQDGLIVDERVL from the coding sequence ATGTTAAGAATAGATAAGGTCACAAAAACATACCAAATGGGTAGTGTCAAACTTGATGCCCTCAAGAATATTTCTTTAGAGGTAGCAAAAGGAGAATTTGTTGCTATTATTGGCCCAAGTGGTTCTGGTAAATCTACATTAATGAATATTGTTGGGTGTCTTGACGTTCCTTCAGCAGGTGAATATTACTTTGAAGATATTAATGTAAGTAATTTTAATGAAAATCAATTAGCTGCTATAAGAAACAAAAAATTAGGGTTCATATTTCAAAAATTCAATCTGTTACCTAAATTAAATGCATTTGAAAATGTAGAATTACCTCTAATATATAGTGGTGTAAAAACTAGTGAACGTAAAAAAAGAGTTTTAAAAGCATTGGATGATGTAGGATTGTCTGATAGGATAGATCACAAGCCCTCAGAACTATCTGGAGGTCAGCAACAAAGAGTGGCAATAGCACGTGCATTAGTGGGAAACCCATCATTGGTTTTAGCAGATGAACCTACAGGTAATCTGGATACAAAATCAGGAAAAGAAGTTTTAAGTACATTAAAACAATTAAATGATGATGGTAAAACAATAGTATTAATTACTCATGATATGGATGTAGCAAATAGTGCAAAACGTATAATTTCAATCCAAGACGGATTAATTGTTGATGAGAGGGTGTTGTAA
- a CDS encoding response regulator transcription factor, with amino-acid sequence MRILLVEDEVRLTDALNKLLEKQNIDVDIANDGDSGLILAEKDVYDVIVLDIMLPGRSGLDILKIIRSKGVNTPVLLLTARDAIEDRVLGLDLGADDYLVKPFATSELIARIRSLSRRVNSLYQEELSFGNIKYEPKSHTITINDETIELTSKEGQLLEMLIKRPNQIFTREQILDRVWGINSDVQENTIEFYIHHLRKKLSKKADVGIVTIRSVGYSLREK; translated from the coding sequence ATGCGGATACTTCTGGTTGAAGATGAAGTAAGATTAACCGATGCCTTAAATAAACTTTTAGAAAAACAGAATATTGATGTTGATATTGCCAATGATGGTGACTCTGGGCTGATATTAGCAGAAAAAGATGTTTATGATGTCATAGTGCTTGATATTATGCTGCCGGGTAGAAGTGGTCTAGACATACTAAAGATAATTAGAAGTAAAGGAGTTAATACTCCAGTTTTGTTATTAACAGCTAGAGATGCTATTGAAGATAGGGTATTAGGGCTTGATTTGGGAGCAGACGATTATTTAGTCAAGCCCTTTGCTACATCAGAACTTATTGCTAGAATAAGATCCTTATCAAGGCGTGTTAATTCATTATATCAAGAAGAGCTGTCCTTTGGAAATATCAAGTATGAACCAAAATCTCATACAATTACCATAAATGATGAAACCATTGAGTTGACATCAAAAGAAGGTCAGTTACTTGAAATGCTGATAAAGAGACCTAATCAGATTTTTACTAGAGAACAAATACTAGATAGAGTATGGGGGATTAATAGTGATGTTCAAGAAAATACAATAGAATTTTACATACATCATTTACGAAAAAAACTATCGAAAAAAGCAGATGTCGGAATTGTTACAATACGTTCTGTTGGTTATTCATTGAGGGAGAAATGA
- a CDS encoding BCCT family transporter: MKKLKIDKYTFFSALAILLMVCIPLILFPEQGEAIINKAFKFITHNLGFMYIWEGLAALVFAIWISFSKYGKIVLGDPNEKPEFKTFSWAGMLFCAGIGASILYWGTIEWAYYFTAPPFGLEKGTWLAAEWAATYGIFHWGPTGWILYSLPALPIGYSYFVKKKPVLKISEVCRGVLGDRVDGVLGKIIDVLFMFGLLGGAGTTLGLGTPMIAAGIHKVTGISQSVGLNLLILIIVTVIFSFSAYSGLKKGIKVLSDINIVLMLIILAIIFITGPTLFIIKMGTTSIGILIQNFVRMDTWMDPVLNTGFSENWTVFYWAWWTIYAPFMGLFIAKISRGRTIRNVIGGSVLFGTMGCALVFVILGNLGMSLQLTNALPVIEMLSENGAPETIISIISTLPLGNVVVILFTIVAIIFLATTFDSASYTLAAVTTEKISGDQDPARWNRLFWAFSLSLLPASLLIIDGPLSTLQTASIIGGLPITPIIVIMMVSFVKVLRKDEIEGKIKITSSENNRSCA; encoded by the coding sequence ATGAAAAAATTAAAAATTGATAAGTATACATTTTTCTCTGCTTTAGCTATACTTTTGATGGTTTGCATTCCCTTGATACTATTTCCTGAGCAAGGAGAAGCAATCATTAATAAGGCATTTAAATTTATAACACATAATCTTGGATTCATGTATATTTGGGAGGGGTTAGCGGCATTAGTTTTTGCTATTTGGATTTCATTTAGTAAATATGGAAAGATTGTATTGGGTGATCCAAATGAAAAACCAGAGTTCAAAACATTTAGTTGGGCAGGAATGCTATTCTGTGCAGGGATAGGTGCTAGTATTTTATATTGGGGTACTATTGAATGGGCATACTATTTTACAGCTCCTCCATTTGGTTTGGAGAAAGGTACTTGGCTAGCTGCTGAATGGGCAGCTACATATGGAATATTCCATTGGGGGCCTACTGGTTGGATATTATATTCCCTTCCTGCATTACCTATTGGATATTCTTATTTTGTAAAAAAGAAACCCGTTCTTAAGATTAGTGAGGTATGTCGTGGAGTCTTAGGGGATAGAGTTGACGGAGTATTAGGAAAGATAATAGATGTACTTTTTATGTTTGGTTTGTTAGGAGGTGCTGGCACTACTCTCGGGTTAGGGACACCAATGATTGCAGCTGGAATTCACAAGGTGACAGGAATTTCACAATCTGTTGGTTTGAATTTGTTAATATTAATAATTGTCACAGTTATCTTTTCATTTAGTGCATATTCTGGCTTAAAGAAAGGTATTAAGGTTCTCAGCGATATTAATATAGTGCTTATGTTAATAATATTAGCAATTATATTTATTACAGGACCAACATTGTTTATTATTAAAATGGGGACTACTAGCATCGGAATCCTTATTCAAAACTTTGTTAGAATGGATACATGGATGGATCCAGTGCTAAATACTGGTTTTTCAGAAAATTGGACTGTATTTTATTGGGCTTGGTGGACGATATACGCACCATTTATGGGTTTATTTATTGCTAAAATTTCAAGAGGGCGAACAATTCGAAATGTAATAGGGGGATCGGTCCTATTTGGAACAATGGGATGTGCGTTAGTCTTTGTAATTCTAGGAAATCTTGGAATGAGTCTTCAGTTAACAAATGCTTTACCAGTAATAGAAATGCTGAGTGAAAATGGAGCGCCAGAAACAATCATAAGTATCATAAGTACCTTACCATTAGGGAATGTTGTTGTTATATTATTTACCATTGTAGCAATCATATTTTTAGCAACAACATTTGATTCAGCATCGTATACACTGGCAGCAGTCACTACTGAGAAAATATCAGGCGATCAAGACCCTGCAAGATGGAATCGATTATTCTGGGCATTCTCATTATCATTATTACCAGCATCCTTGTTGATTATTGATGGACCATTATCTACACTACAAACAGCATCTATTATTGGTGGGTTACCAATCACCCCGATTATTGTTATTATGATGGTATCTTTTGTTAAAGTACTAAGGAAAGATGAAATTGAGGGTAAAATTAAAATTACTAGCTCAGAAAATAATAGATCATGTGCATGA
- a CDS encoding MalY/PatB family protein, with product MKHNFDEYVDRRNTDCWKWDAEGAKVKIPMGCADTDFKCPQPVIDAIAKKAELGIYAYGYQPDSYYNSIVKWYKTRHEVNVDKDWLSFSPGVMVGLKLILDAFTRPGDNVITQPPVFHNFNHTISRIGRVNVENNLLFKENKYYIDFEDLEKKAADPRTRLLVLCHPHNPIGRAWTREELNRISDICIRNNVLVVSDECHSDIVYGANKHIPFFSLSEEAAHNSITICSGSKTFNIHGFYTSYVIIPDKTLHDQFDLSFANHHLDFNFFGVEALSTAYDKCDYYVDQMLDYLKGNITYLKKFLMENMPEVALIEPEATYLVWIDFGKWGLSNDELEKFFFNAGVGLNKGSKFSGYSDGFMRMNIACTRSTLEEALQLIKKQYDIVIKTK from the coding sequence ATGAAACATAATTTTGATGAATATGTAGATAGAAGAAATACAGATTGTTGGAAATGGGATGCAGAAGGAGCAAAAGTAAAAATTCCGATGGGATGTGCAGATACTGATTTTAAATGTCCTCAGCCAGTTATTGATGCTATTGCTAAAAAAGCAGAATTGGGAATATATGCATATGGATATCAACCAGATTCATATTATAATTCAATAGTAAAGTGGTATAAAACAAGACATGAAGTTAATGTTGATAAAGACTGGTTAAGTTTTTCTCCTGGAGTAATGGTAGGGTTAAAACTTATTTTGGATGCATTTACTAGACCTGGAGATAATGTTATTACGCAACCTCCAGTTTTCCATAATTTCAATCACACAATCTCTAGAATAGGTAGGGTTAATGTAGAAAATAATTTGTTATTTAAAGAAAATAAATATTATATTGATTTCGAAGATTTAGAGAAGAAGGCTGCTGACCCAAGAACAAGGCTATTAGTATTATGCCATCCACATAACCCTATTGGTAGAGCATGGACAAGGGAAGAGTTAAATAGAATATCTGATATCTGTATTAGAAATAATGTGTTAGTTGTATCTGATGAATGTCATAGTGATATTGTTTACGGAGCAAATAAACATATACCATTCTTTTCTTTATCAGAAGAAGCGGCTCACAATTCTATCACTATATGTTCTGGTAGCAAAACATTTAATATACATGGTTTTTATACTTCATATGTAATTATTCCAGACAAAACCTTACATGATCAATTTGACTTATCATTTGCTAATCATCATTTAGATTTCAATTTTTTTGGTGTTGAAGCTTTAAGTACAGCATATGATAAATGTGATTACTATGTTGACCAGATGTTAGATTATCTAAAGGGTAATATTACTTATTTGAAGAAATTTTTAATGGAAAATATGCCTGAAGTAGCATTGATTGAACCTGAAGCAACTTATTTAGTGTGGATTGATTTTGGAAAATGGGGTTTAAGTAATGATGAACTTGAAAAGTTCTTTTTCAATGCAGGAGTTGGACTAAATAAAGGTAGTAAATTTAGTGGATACAGTGATGGATTCATGAGAATGAATATTGCATGTACGAGAAGTACACTAGAAGAAGCACTTCAGTTAATTAAGAAACAATATGATATTGTAATAAAAACAAAATAG